In the genome of Shewanella glacialimarina, one region contains:
- the queF gene encoding NADPH-dependent 7-cyano-7-deazaguanine reductase QueF (Catalyzes the NADPH-dependent reduction of 7-cyano-7-deazaguanine (preQ0) to 7-aminomethyl-7-deazaguanine (preQ1) in queuosine biosynthesis), producing MTHNHDPYSDAEALKGLTLGQTTEYQAEYDVSLLQGVPRKLNRNAIDLSNDLPFHGTDIWTAYELSWLNSKGKPMVAIAEVSLDINSVNLIESKSFKLYLNSFNQTKFDSVSTVEQILQKDLANCAQGDVVVKVIEPKHFNLERIVELPGTCIDDLDIEVDNYDFNSDLLLGSGSEEKNVAETLNSNLLKSNCLITSQPDWGSVMIRYQGPKIDREKLLRYLISFRQHNEFHEQCIERIFVDLKRYCGCSKLTVYARYTRRGGLDINPYRSDFENPPESNRLARQ from the coding sequence ATGACACACAATCACGATCCTTATAGTGATGCAGAAGCACTCAAAGGCCTAACTTTAGGCCAAACAACCGAGTATCAAGCTGAGTACGATGTATCACTGCTGCAAGGGGTCCCGCGTAAACTGAACCGAAATGCTATTGATTTAAGCAATGATTTACCCTTTCATGGCACAGATATCTGGACAGCTTATGAATTATCTTGGCTAAACAGCAAAGGTAAGCCAATGGTTGCCATCGCTGAAGTCAGCCTTGATATAAACAGTGTTAATTTAATCGAATCAAAGTCATTTAAGTTGTACTTAAACAGCTTTAATCAGACAAAATTCGACAGTGTTTCCACCGTTGAGCAAATATTACAAAAAGACTTAGCAAACTGCGCCCAGGGTGATGTGGTTGTTAAAGTGATTGAGCCTAAACACTTTAATCTAGAACGAATCGTTGAACTGCCAGGTACCTGTATTGATGATCTGGACATTGAAGTCGACAATTATGACTTTAACTCTGACTTGTTGTTGGGCAGTGGCTCTGAAGAAAAAAACGTTGCTGAAACCCTAAACTCTAACCTGCTGAAGTCTAATTGCTTAATTACGTCTCAGCCAGATTGGGGTAGCGTGATGATCCGTTATCAAGGGCCAAAAATAGACCGTGAAAAGCTGTTACGCTATTTGATATCTTTCCGTCAGCATAATGAGTTCCATGAGCAATGTATCGAGCGGATTTTTGTTGATTTAAAACGCTATTGCGGCTGTTCAAAATTAACTGTTTATGCACGCTATACACGACGAGGCGGTCTAGACATTAACCCGTATCGCAGTGATTTTGAAAATCCACCGGAATCAAATCGTTTAGCAAGACAGTAA
- a CDS encoding DUF962 domain-containing protein, whose amino-acid sequence MSKQYKTFKEFYPFYLSQHQDLVCRRLHYLGSTIIIVWLINTFINQQWWQLVWLPVIGYGFAWIGHFMFEKNRPATFTYPLYSLLGDWVMYGQMLKRVLSKLIAKL is encoded by the coding sequence ATGAGTAAACAATATAAAACGTTTAAAGAGTTTTACCCATTCTATTTATCTCAGCACCAAGACTTAGTATGTAGGCGACTGCATTACCTTGGCAGCACCATTATTATTGTTTGGCTAATCAATACTTTTATTAACCAGCAATGGTGGCAATTAGTTTGGTTGCCGGTGATTGGTTATGGTTTTGCTTGGATTGGACACTTTATGTTTGAGAAGAATCGTCCAGCTACTTTCACTTACCCTCTATATAGCTTACTTGGAGATTGGGTAATGTACGGGCAAATGTTAAAAAGAGTGTTATCAAAGTTGATTGCTAAGCTTTAA
- the rplY gene encoding 50S ribosomal protein L25 — protein sequence MSYTINAEIRTEVGKGSSRRLRHADMVPAVIYGPGKEPISIKFLHKDIINIQENKDFYDGLTIAVDGKEIKVVPKAMQRHAFRHLIEHVDFIFA from the coding sequence ATGTCTTACACTATTAACGCCGAAATCCGCACTGAAGTCGGGAAAGGTTCGAGCCGCCGCCTACGTCACGCTGATATGGTACCTGCTGTAATTTATGGTCCTGGTAAAGAGCCTATTTCAATTAAGTTCTTACACAAAGACATCATCAACATTCAAGAAAACAAAGATTTCTATGATGGTTTAACTATCGCCGTTGACGGTAAAGAAATCAAAGTTGTTCCAAAAGCAATGCAACGTCATGCTTTTAGACACCTTATCGAACATGTTGACTTCATATTTGCTTAA
- a CDS encoding Zn-ribbon-containing protein: protein MFVIELRFEPFADTTISSAEKAINHYLEALRANGQILGREFAVAFNDGEFKARLMLPEKTSLAKRHNSPWVKSAINGLTEAKLLAPREKFIGQDINSEVSNTEPASWQLLYTSYVHMCSPLRSGDNLLPIPLYQIPATFNGDHKRIIKWQSEWQACDELQMAAATKAEFAALEEISTVTSDLFRRGRDLCGRIEYLTQIPTYYYLYRVGGESLLAEQNRTCPKCNSADWKLDEPLLDMFHFRCENCRIISNLSWDHQ from the coding sequence ATGTTTGTTATTGAATTACGCTTTGAACCTTTTGCAGATACCACTATCTCCAGTGCAGAAAAAGCCATTAATCATTATTTAGAAGCACTACGTGCCAACGGCCAAATACTGGGCAGAGAATTTGCAGTGGCGTTTAACGATGGTGAATTTAAAGCGCGTTTGATGCTGCCAGAAAAAACCAGCTTAGCAAAACGCCATAACAGCCCCTGGGTCAAATCAGCGATAAATGGATTAACTGAAGCTAAATTGCTTGCACCAAGGGAAAAGTTTATTGGTCAGGACATTAATTCAGAGGTCAGTAACACTGAACCGGCTAGTTGGCAGCTGCTTTACACCAGTTATGTACATATGTGTTCACCATTAAGAAGCGGAGATAACTTACTGCCAATTCCGCTTTATCAGATCCCCGCTACCTTTAATGGTGATCATAAGCGCATCATAAAATGGCAAAGCGAATGGCAAGCATGTGATGAGTTACAAATGGCTGCCGCAACCAAAGCAGAATTTGCTGCACTTGAAGAAATAAGCACAGTCACTAGCGACCTGTTCAGGCGAGGCCGTGATTTATGCGGCAGAATAGAATACCTGACCCAAATTCCAACCTACTACTATTTGTATCGAGTCGGTGGTGAAAGCTTACTCGCAGAGCAAAACCGAACTTGCCCTAAGTGTAACAGTGCTGATTGGAAACTAGATGAGCCGTTATTAGATATGTTTCACTTCCGCTGTGAAAACTGCCGCATCATCTCAAACCTGTCATGGGATCATCAATAA
- a CDS encoding LysR family transcriptional regulator: protein MKVKQTRVSENIDIFSQLDLNLIRVFCTVCELNSITLAAEKLDLTQSSVSNALIRLKKTLGCELFIRVGRGISPTSTGYFLYESLSPLMTQLAQTLQSVQDFDPKLSTRVFQVYANEVLIDLLQPVIYQALLDTNIEIIFREAPLSEDQLYEDLSHNKVDLALDIALPYYRNVKHKLIAQESLACIVRQDHPEFLDSISFEQFFNAKHVLYKMRRENQTVIEFSSIEKMPMRNVYSEQSSLLSMMSMVSKSDAIGISSQTYAKSYAKLFNLRILPLPFDTKPINIYSIWPTRYHKDKASQWLRELISVSMAESFG from the coding sequence GTGAAAGTCAAGCAAACGCGGGTATCTGAAAATATTGATATATTTAGTCAGTTAGATCTCAATTTAATTAGAGTTTTTTGCACTGTGTGTGAATTGAATTCTATAACCCTTGCCGCCGAGAAGCTTGACTTAACCCAGTCATCGGTAAGTAATGCCTTAATACGGCTTAAAAAAACCTTAGGATGTGAATTGTTTATTCGAGTCGGCAGGGGTATTTCACCTACATCAACCGGCTATTTTTTGTATGAAAGCCTGTCGCCTTTAATGACGCAGTTAGCGCAAACCCTTCAGTCGGTTCAAGATTTTGACCCTAAGTTATCTACTCGGGTATTTCAGGTTTATGCTAACGAGGTGTTAATCGATTTGCTGCAACCTGTCATTTATCAGGCTTTGCTAGACACTAATATTGAGATTATTTTTCGTGAAGCGCCATTAAGTGAAGATCAATTATATGAAGACTTATCACATAATAAAGTCGATTTAGCGTTAGATATTGCTTTGCCGTATTACCGCAATGTGAAGCATAAGCTAATCGCACAAGAGAGCTTGGCTTGTATTGTTAGACAAGATCACCCTGAGTTTTTAGACAGTATATCGTTTGAGCAATTTTTTAATGCTAAACATGTATTGTATAAAATGCGCCGTGAAAACCAGACAGTAATAGAGTTTTCTTCAATTGAGAAAATGCCTATGCGTAATGTCTATTCTGAGCAGTCTTCACTGTTGAGTATGATGTCGATGGTCAGTAAATCTGATGCGATTGGTATTTCTTCGCAAACTTATGCGAAAAGTTACGCTAAGTTATTTAATTTACGAATATTACCGCTGCCGTTTGACACTAAGCCAATCAATATATATAGCATTTGGCCGACTCGTTACCATAAAGATAAAGCCAGTCAGTGGTTAAGGGAGTTAATCAGCGTGAGTATGGCGGAATCATTTGGTTAA
- a CDS encoding DUF2789 domain-containing protein, translating to MDTTKTDLNHLFMQLGLAYGENEVAAFIASHQIDDHTLLIDAPFWNLAQKTFFKEALNQDAQWSEVIDQLDVMLRSTRTS from the coding sequence ATGGATACCACTAAAACAGATTTGAATCATTTATTTATGCAACTAGGCTTAGCTTATGGGGAAAATGAAGTGGCGGCATTTATTGCTAGTCATCAAATAGATGACCACACATTATTGATTGATGCACCATTTTGGAATTTGGCCCAAAAAACCTTCTTCAAAGAAGCACTAAATCAAGACGCCCAATGGTCAGAGGTGATAGACCAATTGGACGTTATGCTAAGATCGACTCGTACTAGCTAG
- a CDS encoding DUF3192 domain-containing protein — translation MKSKLMGAALITAISLGLSGCVLNVGDHESGKSHDYWEVQQEKNRDSLTKLSLGMTLDQVQVIMGTSDFSEAFVNQADKEQVKVLFYRTQWAKGDGKTTKDECTPIVFKNSELVGWGDTAYKQI, via the coding sequence ATGAAATCAAAATTAATGGGCGCAGCGCTAATTACCGCAATATCTTTAGGCTTAAGTGGCTGTGTATTAAATGTGGGTGATCATGAGTCTGGAAAAAGTCACGACTATTGGGAAGTACAACAAGAAAAAAACCGCGATAGTCTAACAAAACTGTCGTTAGGAATGACCTTAGATCAAGTGCAAGTGATTATGGGCACCTCAGACTTTAGTGAGGCATTTGTGAACCAGGCAGATAAAGAACAGGTTAAAGTATTATTTTATCGTACCCAGTGGGCGAAAGGCGATGGTAAAACAACCAAAGATGAATGCACACCTATTGTATTTAAAAATAGCGAGTTAGTAGGCTGGGGCGATACAGCCTACAAACAAATTTAA
- a CDS encoding GNAT family N-acetyltransferase codes for MDNKTLEQFKAVYLTAEDLRVAASIIYNAYHDDPFFLKVFGNQDNSMYEQKLRAAIREELNELWQQEQPLIGWFDGERLIGVACVITQQIPIGQSRYWHWRLKMVLGTGWKSTQGLMEKETCLLTHLPSDKCGILQFIALAPTQQRKGNGAKLIQAVLSWCDEQPQLDGIGVFVNNPVHNKVFSHQGFKSIASVTIGEVEGEILFYAK; via the coding sequence ATGGATAACAAAACCTTGGAACAATTTAAAGCAGTGTATCTAACGGCTGAAGACTTGCGTGTAGCAGCCTCTATTATTTATAACGCGTATCACGATGACCCATTCTTTTTAAAGGTATTTGGCAACCAAGATAATAGTATGTATGAACAAAAGTTACGTGCAGCTATTCGTGAAGAATTAAATGAGCTTTGGCAGCAAGAACAACCTTTAATTGGCTGGTTTGATGGTGAGCGACTCATTGGGGTGGCTTGTGTTATTACCCAGCAAATTCCGATTGGTCAATCACGCTACTGGCATTGGCGTTTGAAAATGGTGTTAGGCACTGGTTGGAAGTCTACTCAGGGATTAATGGAAAAAGAAACCTGTTTATTAACACACTTACCCTCTGATAAATGCGGAATATTGCAGTTTATTGCATTAGCACCTACTCAGCAGCGCAAAGGTAACGGTGCCAAGTTAATTCAAGCAGTATTGAGTTGGTGTGATGAACAACCCCAACTTGATGGCATTGGCGTATTTGTTAACAATCCAGTTCATAATAAGGTGTTTAGTCACCAGGGATTTAAAAGCATAGCCAGTGTAACGATTGGTGAGGTTGAAGGTGAAATCTTATTTTATGCAAAATGA
- a CDS encoding HU family DNA-binding protein — MNKKQLICKMSQQLDIPQTQCKTQLEHILATIHQALCEGEKVYIPQFGTFELRFYLPKNGRNPQTGEKIEIAGFNQPSFKVSNHLKAQVNT; from the coding sequence ATGAATAAAAAACAGTTAATTTGTAAAATGTCACAGCAACTCGATATTCCACAAACACAGTGCAAAACTCAATTGGAACATATTCTCGCAACAATTCACCAGGCACTCTGTGAAGGGGAAAAGGTGTATATTCCGCAGTTTGGGACATTTGAATTACGGTTTTATCTACCTAAAAATGGGCGTAATCCCCAAACAGGTGAAAAGATAGAAATTGCAGGCTTTAATCAGCCGAGCTTTAAAGTATCAAATCACTTAAAAGCACAGGTCAACACCTAG
- a CDS encoding alkyl/aryl-sulfatase, whose amino-acid sequence MKKTTIAFVIINTFALNAFAAQHEHDHISVDYQGKPATQATIDANKAVASTLKFEDKTAFKRFNHQLITKLDKETEAILRAEFSFISEQYPDSVNPSLYRQAQLNMVSDGLYKVTDGIYQVRGTDLSNLTLIRGKTGWILYDVLLTKEAASQSLKFALANLPEGNDLPVVAMLYSHSHADHFGGARGVQQMFPDVKVYGSHNITTEIVDENVLAGNAMSRRAAYQYGATLGKHAHGIVDAALAKGLSKGEVTYVKPDYELNQKGKWETLTIDGIEMVFMDASGTEGASEMVTYIPSMKALWTAELTYDGMHNVYTLRGAKVRDALKWSKDINEMINAFGEDVQVAFASHSAPVWGNTEVNDYLRMQRDNYGLVHNQSLRLANQGVVIQDIGDAIMDTIPQNVKDVWYTNGYHGTYSHNAKAVYNMYLGYFDMNPANLNPLPTQSEATQFVRYMGGVDNIIANAKEDFSQGEYRFVATVLNKVVVAEPTHKVARDMLADTYEQLGYQAEGAGWRNIYLTGAQELRVGIKPGAPKSASADVLSEMDMSTLFDFLAVKVDSIKAAEVGFVSLNVVNPDVQSDNKLYVELSNGNLSNVKVDTLKTASATLTINQHDVTKILLGQTNLKSLLETKQAKLTGDQTAFGKIASTLVQFDEQFEIVPLAK is encoded by the coding sequence ATGAAAAAAACGACTATCGCTTTTGTTATCATCAACACCTTCGCACTTAATGCGTTTGCAGCTCAACATGAGCACGACCATATCAGTGTTGATTATCAAGGTAAGCCAGCAACCCAGGCGACAATTGACGCAAATAAAGCGGTTGCAAGCACATTGAAATTTGAAGATAAAACCGCGTTTAAGCGCTTTAATCATCAACTCATCACTAAACTCGATAAAGAAACAGAAGCCATTCTGCGGGCGGAATTTAGCTTTATAAGTGAACAATACCCAGACTCAGTTAACCCATCTTTATACCGTCAAGCTCAGCTTAATATGGTGTCAGATGGTTTGTACAAGGTCACTGATGGTATTTATCAAGTGAGAGGGACTGACTTATCTAATTTAACCCTTATTCGCGGTAAAACCGGCTGGATTTTATATGATGTGTTGCTGACAAAAGAAGCTGCCAGCCAGTCGTTAAAATTTGCCTTAGCCAACCTACCTGAAGGCAATGATCTACCCGTTGTTGCCATGCTTTACTCGCACAGCCATGCCGACCATTTTGGCGGGGCAAGAGGCGTACAACAGATGTTTCCAGATGTGAAGGTATATGGATCGCACAACATCACCACTGAAATTGTCGATGAAAACGTCTTGGCGGGTAATGCAATGAGTCGTCGCGCCGCTTATCAATATGGTGCAACATTAGGTAAGCACGCTCACGGTATTGTTGATGCTGCATTAGCCAAAGGCTTGTCAAAAGGTGAAGTCACCTACGTTAAACCTGATTATGAGCTAAATCAAAAAGGTAAATGGGAAACCTTAACAATCGACGGTATTGAAATGGTGTTTATGGACGCATCAGGTACAGAAGGTGCAAGTGAGATGGTCACCTATATTCCATCAATGAAAGCCCTATGGACCGCAGAGCTAACCTATGACGGCATGCATAATGTGTACACGCTTCGAGGCGCTAAAGTCAGGGACGCATTAAAATGGTCAAAAGACATTAATGAAATGATCAATGCATTTGGTGAAGATGTGCAAGTGGCTTTTGCTTCTCACTCAGCACCGGTTTGGGGTAACACTGAAGTGAATGATTACCTACGTATGCAACGTGACAACTATGGCTTGGTGCACAACCAATCTTTACGTTTAGCCAACCAGGGCGTAGTGATACAGGATATTGGTGATGCGATTATGGACACCATACCGCAAAACGTAAAAGATGTTTGGTATACCAACGGATATCACGGCACCTACAGCCATAATGCCAAAGCGGTATACAACATGTATTTAGGCTACTTTGACATGAATCCAGCCAACCTAAATCCATTACCCACACAATCAGAAGCCACTCAATTTGTGCGCTATATGGGCGGAGTTGATAACATCATAGCCAATGCTAAAGAAGATTTCAGCCAGGGTGAGTATCGTTTTGTCGCCACAGTATTAAATAAGGTCGTGGTTGCAGAGCCTACCCACAAAGTGGCTAGAGACATGTTAGCAGACACTTATGAGCAATTAGGCTATCAAGCCGAGGGCGCTGGGTGGAGAAATATATACTTAACAGGCGCCCAAGAGCTGCGGGTGGGTATTAAACCCGGCGCACCAAAATCGGCATCTGCGGATGTATTAAGTGAAATGGATATGTCGACCTTATTTGACTTTTTAGCGGTAAAAGTCGACAGCATAAAAGCGGCTGAAGTCGGATTTGTTAGCCTAAATGTGGTTAACCCTGACGTGCAATCAGACAATAAGTTGTATGTTGAATTAAGTAACGGCAACTTAAGTAACGTGAAAGTAGACACACTGAAAACGGCT
- the syd gene encoding SecY-interacting protein: MSCSTALENFINKYLLAYQDALSELPRYYPMGEDSACIQGQFEQNSDHAVYFKPFKRKTSADFSNVEHALELSLHDDINQYYGQFYSAPLMFTSSWGEGELLQTWNQQDFEYLQQNMIGHLMMKKKLKQEPTWFIGVLGDGDQMLTVDNESGGVWIEIPGDRPKQRLADSLSAFIDQLSPRITPPIKPDTTEDTEWQHPGIWQRIKLMWQYLLRKK; this comes from the coding sequence GTGTCTTGTTCAACCGCACTTGAAAATTTTATAAATAAGTATCTGCTCGCATATCAAGATGCACTGTCGGAATTACCGCGATATTACCCTATGGGTGAAGACTCTGCTTGTATTCAAGGTCAGTTCGAGCAAAACAGTGATCATGCAGTATATTTTAAACCTTTTAAACGTAAAACATCAGCAGACTTTAGTAATGTTGAGCATGCGTTAGAACTATCACTGCATGATGATATTAATCAATATTATGGTCAATTCTATAGCGCACCATTAATGTTTACCTCTTCCTGGGGCGAAGGGGAGTTACTGCAGACGTGGAATCAACAAGATTTTGAATATCTGCAGCAAAACATGATTGGCCATTTAATGATGAAAAAAAAGCTTAAACAAGAGCCAACCTGGTTTATTGGGGTGTTAGGCGATGGCGATCAAATGCTAACGGTTGATAATGAATCCGGTGGTGTTTGGATTGAAATACCTGGTGATAGGCCTAAACAAAGGTTAGCTGATTCATTGAGTGCTTTTATTGATCAACTTTCGCCAAGAATTACTCCGCCAATTAAACCCGATACCACGGAAGATACCGAGTGGCAGCATCCGGGTATTTGGCAACGTATTAAATTGATGTGGCAATATCTGTTACGTAAAAAATAA